The Streptomyces sp. RKND-216 genomic sequence CGAGGGTCTGTCGCTGACCAACATGGGCGACATCATGGAGCAGACGGTGGCCGGGGCGGTGAGCACCGGCACGCACGGCACGGGCCGCGACTCGGCGGGGCTGGCGGCACAGGTCGTCGGGCTGGAGCTGGTGCTCGCGGGCGGCTCGGTCCTGCGGTGCTCGGCCGAGGAGAACGCCGACGTGTTCGCCGCGGCCCGCGTCGGTCTGGGCGCACTGGGCGTGATCAGCGAACTCACCTTCGCCGTCGAGCCGTTGTTCCTGCTCACCGCCCGGGAGGAACCGATGCCGTTCGGGCGGGTGACCGAGGAGTTCGACCAGCTCGCGGCGGAGAACGAGCACGTCGAGTTCTACTGGTTCCCGCACACCGAGCACTGCAACACCAAGCGCAACAACCGCAGTCCGGGCCCCCCGAGGCCGCTGCACCGCGTGCGCGGCTGGGTGGACGACGAACTGCTGTCGAACGGCGTGTTCCGCGCCGTGTGCGCACTGGGCCGAGCCGTGCCGGGAACGGTTCCCGGGACCGCCCGGATCGCCGGCCGGGCGCTGTCCGCGCGCAGCTACACCGACGTCCCCTACCGGGTGTTCACCACGCCGCGGCGGGTGCGGTTCCTGGAGATGGAGTACGCGCTGCCGCGCGAGGCCGGGATGGCGGCGCTGCGCGAACTCCGGGCTCTCATCGAGCGGTCGGACTTCCGGGTGAGCTTCCCCGTCGAGGTGCGCACCGCACCGGCCGACGACATCACCCTGTCGACGGCGAGCGGGCGGGACAGCGTCTACCTCGCCGTGCACATGTACCGGGGGGCACCGCACGAGGCGTACTTCACAGCCGCGGAACGGATCATGGCGGCGCACAGCGGGCGCCCACACTGGGGGAAGCTGCACTCGCGGGACGCCACGTGGCTGGCGGAGGCGTACCCGCGGTTCGGGGATTTCCTGGCACTGCGTGACCGTCTCGACCCGGGGCGGGCGTTCGGCAACGACTATCTGAGGCGGGTACTCGGGGACTGAGCGGAGTCGGGTGGGACACCCAACTCCCCAGAGACCGGATCGCAGCCTTCCACTTGTGTCGATCTAGTGAATGTCCGGACGGCTCGACGCGGCGCGCGAGGGCGCGCCGAGCGCCTGAAGCCCACCCGCGGACGGGAGTTCGGCGGCGCGTCACCCACACCCGGATGGTCCGAATGGAGTAGTGTGACGAGCCCTGGCCTCGGCCCCGACCCTGGCTTCGCTGCCCAGCGTGACATCCCGTCACGTTGAGTGGCCAACGTGTCACCGTGCCATAACGGCGGAGCGGGACCGGGGCTCGACACGCCGGGCGAGTCGGCAAGGTTGTGGCAGGCTGCACCCGGGCAGGCCACACTCGTCCAAGCGGGAGCAGCGACGCACGTGACGTCGGCAGGCACCACCGGGGAGGTTCCCATGCCCGAACTGCGTGTCGTGGCCGTCAGCAACGACGGCACACGGCTGGTGCTCAAGGCTGCCGACAGCACGGAATACACCCTTCCGATCGACGAACGGCTGCGCGCCGCGGTGCGCAACGACCGTGCGCGCCTGGGGCAGATCGAAATCGAGGTGGAGAGCCACCTGCGCCCCCGGGACATCCAGGCCCGGATACGAGCCGGCGCCACCGCCGAAGAGGTCGCGCAGATGGCCGGCATCCCCGTCGAGCGGGTCCGCCGCTTCGAGGGCCCGGTACTGGCCGAGCGCGCGTTCATGGCGGAGCGCGCCCGGAAGACACCCGTGCGTCGCCCGGGCGAGAGCACCGGTCCGCAGCTCGGCGAGGTGGTGGCCGAGCGGCTGCTGCTGCGCGGCGCGGACAAGGACACCGTGCTGTGGGACTCCTGGCGCCGGGACGACGGCACCTGGGAAGTGGTGCTCGCCTACCGGGTCGCCGGCGAACCGCACTCGGCCGGCTGGACGTACGACCCGCCGCGGCGGCTGGTGCAGGCCGTGGACGACGAGGCGCGTTCACTCATCGGCGAGACCGACGACACCCCCGAGCCGAGCTTCCCCTTCGTGCCGCGCATCGCGCGACTGCCGCGGGACCGCGGAGACCGGGGCGAGCGCGGGGACCGGCCGGATCTGGAGCCCGCCGCACTGCCGCCCGCATCGGCCGACGGCGCCCCCGCGGAAGCCGCCGACTCGCTGACCAGCCTGCTGGAGGCGGTGCCGAGCTTCCGGGGTGACCTGGTCGTGCCCGAGCGGCCCGCCGCCGTGCAGTCGGCCGACGCTGAGGAGGACGGCACGGCCGTCGCCGACCGCGAGTCCGACGAGGACCGGGAGCAGATCGACCCGCCCGCCCCCGCGGCCAGCGCGGGCTCCGCGTACGCGGACGTGCTGATGCCCCGTTCGGTGAAGGCGCACCGCGAACGGCTCACGGGGAACACCGATCGGCAGGCCGAGGCGGACGGCGTCCGGCCCGGCCGGCGGGCCGCGGTGC encodes the following:
- a CDS encoding D-arabinono-1,4-lactone oxidase; translated protein: MRAPSRSGSPTWRNWAGNVGMRPVRTVAPSSTAALAEAVRRAAEDGLPVKAAGTGHSFTTVAATEGVLLRTDRLCGVRNIDRAAGTVTVAAGTPLWQLNEALAGEGLSLTNMGDIMEQTVAGAVSTGTHGTGRDSAGLAAQVVGLELVLAGGSVLRCSAEENADVFAAARVGLGALGVISELTFAVEPLFLLTAREEPMPFGRVTEEFDQLAAENEHVEFYWFPHTEHCNTKRNNRSPGPPRPLHRVRGWVDDELLSNGVFRAVCALGRAVPGTVPGTARIAGRALSARSYTDVPYRVFTTPRRVRFLEMEYALPREAGMAALRELRALIERSDFRVSFPVEVRTAPADDITLSTASGRDSVYLAVHMYRGAPHEAYFTAAERIMAAHSGRPHWGKLHSRDATWLAEAYPRFGDFLALRDRLDPGRAFGNDYLRRVLGD
- the sepH gene encoding septation protein SepH, which encodes MPELRVVAVSNDGTRLVLKAADSTEYTLPIDERLRAAVRNDRARLGQIEIEVESHLRPRDIQARIRAGATAEEVAQMAGIPVERVRRFEGPVLAERAFMAERARKTPVRRPGESTGPQLGEVVAERLLLRGADKDTVLWDSWRRDDGTWEVVLAYRVAGEPHSAGWTYDPPRRLVQAVDDEARSLIGETDDTPEPSFPFVPRIARLPRDRGDRGERGDRPDLEPAALPPASADGAPAEAADSLTSLLEAVPSFRGDLVVPERPAAVQSADAEEDGTAVADRESDEDREQIDPPAPAASAGSAYADVLMPRSVKAHRERLTGNTDRQAEADGVRPGRRAAVPSWDEIVFGTRRKKE